TCATACTGGGGCGTAGGCCTGGGCTGCGAAAAAGGCACGGTCAGGTCTCTCTACCGCACCCGGGTGCTCGATTGCGGTGTGTCGTGACTTTCAGTTCGGCCCCGAAGACGGGCACAAACTACAATCGTCCCGATAGCATACGGGGGGGCATGGCAGAGGATTCATCGGGAACGAAAACGCCGACGCCGGGGTTCGTGTTGCCCGGTCTGCGATGTGGTGTCGAGATGGCACTCGTCGGGACAATCGTACTGCTCATCGGCCTCCCGACCGAGGAGCCGATACGGCTGGGAATCGTCTTCCTGTCGGCCCTACTGGCGATGACTGTGGTACTGTTCTGGGCGGTCGGCCGACATATGCGACGCTGGATCCGCTACGCACAGGGAAAGCCGACCCGGACGACGCCGTTCGACTGAGGGAAGTGTCTGAGCCAGGCCGGCCAACAGTGCGGTCGATGCCGGCCGGATTAATAACAAAACCGAATTTATTTATTAATCAATCCCACTTAGAGCGTAGGTTTTAGCAGTTGAATTAATAAGAACGGGTAGCCTAGCACCGGTAATGACGGAGTCCGGCGGCTGTTCGGATGGCGATGGATGTAGTTGCTCAAATGCCGATAATCACCCGACAGCAACGGACTCGCACGATGGGGGCCACATCGCACAGCTGTCCGTCCCGGAGATGGACTGTCCCTCCTGTGCGGGAAAGGTGGAGTCGAGCGTCCGCGAACTGGCGGGCATCGAGGCCGTCGACCCGCAGGTAGCGACGGGTCGGCTCACCGTCGAGTACGACGAGGCCGAGACGGACGTGGACGCGATAGCGGCGCGCGTCGAGGCGGCGGGCTACAGCGTCGCAGACGACGGCGGCGAGACGCTCCGGTTCGGCGTCCCGGAGATGGACTGTGCATCCTGTGCCGGCAAGGTCGAAAGCGCGCTGGGGAGGGTTGACGGTCTCAGAGCCGTCGAAACGCGTCCGACTACCGGGACGGCCGTCGTCACGTACGACCGGAACGCGACGACGGAGGGCGACCTCGTGGCGGCAATCGAGAGCGCCGGGTACGAGGTCACGGAGACGACAGGCGAGGACGACACGGCGACCGGGCAGACGGACGAAAACGGCTCGCTCTGGACCAGTTCGCGGGCGCTGAAGACGTGGGTCAGCGGCGTGTTCGTCGCCGTCGGCCTCCTCTTCGAGTTCCTGCTGGCCGGCGCGAACACGCAGGTCGGAAGCGTCTTCGGGTCGCCACTGCACGTCGCCGACATTCTGTTTCTCATCGCAGTCGCGACGGGCGGCCAGGAAATCCTGCGTGGCGGCTACTACTCCCTGAAAAACCGGAACCTGGACATCGACCTGCTGATGTCCATCGCCATCCTGGGCGCGCTCACCGCCAGTCTGGCCTTCGGCGAGGCGCTGTACTTCGAGGCCGCGACGCTTGCGTTCCTGTTCAGCGTCGCGGAACTGCTGGAGCGCTACTCGATGGACCGCGCCCGAAACTCGCTTGCGGAACTGATGGATCTCTCGCCCGACGAGGCGACGGTCCTGCGGGACGGCGAGGAGGTGACGGTCTCCGTCGACGAGGTGCGGGTCGGCGATGTCGTCGTCATCAGGCCCGGCGAGAAGATACCGATGGACGGCGAGGTCATCGACGGGACCAGCGCGGTCAATCAGGCTCCGATCACCGGCGAGAGCGTCCCAGTCGACAAGACCGAGGGCGACGAGGTGTACGCCGGGACAATCAACGAGGAGGGATATCTGGAAGTACAGGTCACGGCGGCGGCCAGCGACAATACCCTCTCACGCATCGTCCAGATGGTCGAGGACGCCCAGTCGAACAAGACCGAGCGCGAGCAGTTCGTCGAGCGCTTCTCGGCGTACTACACGCCAGTCGTCGTCGCCTTCGCCGTCCTCGTGACGCTGACGACCCCCGCCGTGCTCGGCGTGGCGTGGCCGACCGCCGTCGTGTACGGCCTGACCCTGCTTGTGCTGGCCTGTCCCTGCGCGTTCGTCATCTCGACGCCCGTTTCGGTCGTCTCGGGCATCACCAGCGCCGCGAAGAACGGCGTGCTCATCAAGGGCGGCAATCACCTCGAAGCGATGGGCGCGGTCGACGTGGTCGCGTTCGACAAGACGGGCACGCTGACGAAAGGCGAAC
The genomic region above belongs to Haloarcula hispanica ATCC 33960 and contains:
- a CDS encoding heavy metal translocating P-type ATPase; translation: MTESGGCSDGDGCSCSNADNHPTATDSHDGGHIAQLSVPEMDCPSCAGKVESSVRELAGIEAVDPQVATGRLTVEYDEAETDVDAIAARVEAAGYSVADDGGETLRFGVPEMDCASCAGKVESALGRVDGLRAVETRPTTGTAVVTYDRNATTEGDLVAAIESAGYEVTETTGEDDTATGQTDENGSLWTSSRALKTWVSGVFVAVGLLFEFLLAGANTQVGSVFGSPLHVADILFLIAVATGGQEILRGGYYSLKNRNLDIDLLMSIAILGALTASLAFGEALYFEAATLAFLFSVAELLERYSMDRARNSLAELMDLSPDEATVLRDGEEVTVSVDEVRVGDVVVIRPGEKIPMDGEVIDGTSAVNQAPITGESVPVDKTEGDEVYAGTINEEGYLEVQVTAAASDNTLSRIVQMVEDAQSNKTEREQFVERFSAYYTPVVVAFAVLVTLTTPAVLGVAWPTAVVYGLTLLVLACPCAFVISTPVSVVSGITSAAKNGVLIKGGNHLEAMGAVDVVAFDKTGTLTKGELTVTDVIPLNGNTEDEVLQCARGLEQRSEHPIGEAIVAEAGATGVESAEVDDFESITGKGVRADLDGTPHYAGKPGLFDDLGFDLSHVHATTDGGVVTKTAQQLCERNNCIDLLEDTVPELQAEGKTVVIVGTEDEIEGIIAVADEVRPEAEATVSRLRDLGVERTVMLTGDNERTAGAIAREVGVDDYRAELLPDEKVAAIDGLVEEYEEGVAMIGDGINDAPALASATVGVAMGAAGTDTALETADIALMSDDLSKLPYLYKLANDANGVIRQNIWASLAVKAGLALAVPFGLVPIWVAVLAGDAGMTTAVTGNAMRLSRIRPDENDES